From the Pseudarthrobacter sp. MM222 genome, one window contains:
- a CDS encoding gluconokinase: protein MYGPIVVMGVSGAGKTAVGAALAARLGAAFKDADDLHPVPNVEKMRAGVPLTDEDRWPWLRLVGEELAAQHPQGIVVACSALKRAYRDAIREAAPSTRFILLKVDPSVLKERLVQRPGHFMPPSLLTSQLETLETLETAEAGMTVTSEGGVEALTDQILANLRQVHLAVPAGIDQNER from the coding sequence GTGTATGGCCCCATAGTCGTCATGGGCGTGTCTGGTGCAGGCAAGACTGCAGTCGGTGCCGCGCTGGCAGCAAGGCTCGGAGCAGCCTTCAAGGACGCTGATGACCTGCACCCCGTACCGAACGTCGAAAAGATGAGGGCTGGCGTACCGCTCACCGATGAAGACAGATGGCCATGGCTTCGCCTGGTCGGCGAAGAACTCGCCGCCCAACACCCCCAAGGGATCGTGGTGGCCTGCTCAGCCCTCAAACGCGCCTACCGCGACGCCATCCGCGAAGCCGCTCCCTCCACCAGGTTCATCCTCCTAAAGGTCGACCCTTCGGTACTGAAGGAGCGGCTGGTCCAACGCCCAGGACACTTCATGCCTCCATCCCTCCTCACCTCACAGCTGGAGACACTCGAGACCTTGGAAACAGCCGAAGCCGGAATGACAGTCACATCCGAAGGCGGCGTCGAAGCACTCACCGATCAGATTCTCGCAAATCTGCGCCAAGTACATCTCGCAGTACCGGCCGGTATCGATCAGAACGAAAGATGA
- a CDS encoding putative quinol monooxygenase: MTIVVTAAFSPKEGAFDQVVAALSPAISEVHQEPGCLLYAIHEAPNNQILMIEKWESAALLDAHGEGEPVKRLNASLEGLLEKPVVVTRMVPIPAGTAQQGAL, translated from the coding sequence ATGACCATCGTCGTCACTGCAGCTTTCAGCCCCAAGGAAGGCGCCTTCGACCAGGTCGTCGCCGCCCTCTCCCCCGCAATCAGCGAAGTCCACCAGGAACCCGGCTGCTTGCTCTACGCCATCCATGAAGCCCCCAACAACCAGATCCTCATGATCGAGAAATGGGAATCAGCTGCGCTGCTGGACGCCCATGGCGAAGGTGAACCGGTCAAACGCCTGAACGCCTCCCTCGAAGGCCTGCTGGAAAAGCCTGTCGTAGTGACCCGGATGGTTCCGATCCCCGCAGGAACAGCACAACAGGGAGCGCTGTAG